A single Desulfovibrio gilichinskyi DNA region contains:
- a CDS encoding IMP cyclohydrolase, with translation MSDLKKMYNTLSQDPFPADMTVRLGKQELTFKKRTWEIEGETKGLRYGENPDQPAALYELVSGGLEFDGVKFRGEGQGLVSALTEEHMLQAGKHPGKTNLTDVDNALNILQYLTAKPAAIILKHNNPCGASWSEKGVGTALRNAFQSDRIAAFGGAIIVNRPLTMEAVEIIDGAYFEVVAAPAFEEGTLEILKKRKNLRILQIPGIMDLDKLVGQPFLDIKSLMDGGMVLQFSFRNRILSAEDFIPAVAEKDGSSYTARTPTKGEADDLLFAWAVESGVTSNSVIFARDGVTTAIGTGEQDRVGCVELAVNKARTKYADLLAFEKFKMSIFELKLKAMKDEQAAADLAEIEKKAAEAKGGLIGSVLVSDGFFPFRDGVDLCMAQGITAIAQPGGSIRDHEVIQAVNESTPQVAMVFTGQRSFKH, from the coding sequence ATGAGCGATCTTAAAAAAATGTACAATACCCTCTCACAGGACCCTTTTCCAGCGGACATGACTGTTCGTTTAGGCAAACAGGAATTGACCTTCAAAAAAAGGACCTGGGAAATCGAAGGGGAAACGAAAGGACTGCGTTACGGTGAAAACCCCGACCAGCCTGCAGCGTTATATGAACTGGTTTCCGGCGGATTAGAATTCGACGGTGTTAAATTTCGCGGCGAAGGACAGGGACTCGTTTCTGCTCTGACCGAAGAACACATGCTACAGGCCGGCAAGCATCCGGGAAAAACAAATCTTACAGACGTTGATAATGCACTGAATATTCTTCAATATCTTACTGCTAAGCCTGCAGCGATTATTTTAAAACATAATAATCCCTGCGGCGCATCTTGGTCTGAAAAAGGCGTAGGAACCGCGCTTAGAAATGCATTTCAGTCTGACCGCATCGCAGCTTTCGGCGGAGCAATTATTGTTAACCGCCCACTTACAATGGAAGCTGTAGAAATAATCGACGGCGCATATTTTGAAGTTGTCGCCGCTCCGGCTTTTGAAGAAGGTACTCTCGAAATTTTAAAGAAGCGCAAGAACCTGCGCATCCTGCAAATTCCAGGAATCATGGACCTTGACAAGCTAGTCGGCCAGCCATTCCTAGACATCAAATCTCTGATGGACGGCGGTATGGTTTTACAATTCTCATTCCGCAACAGAATCCTAAGTGCAGAAGACTTCATTCCTGCTGTGGCAGAAAAAGACGGTTCAAGTTACACAGCTCGTACTCCCACAAAAGGAGAAGCTGACGATCTGCTTTTCGCATGGGCTGTTGAGTCAGGCGTAACTTCAAACTCTGTTATTTTTGCACGCGACGGCGTTACAACCGCCATCGGCACAGGCGAGCAGGATCGCGTTGGCTGCGTTGAACTGGCTGTAAACAAAGCACGCACAAAATATGCTGACCTTTTAGCATTTGAAAAATTCAAAATGTCTATTTTTGAACTTAAATTAAAAGCTATGAAAGACGAACAGGCAGCAGCAGATCTTGCAGAAATAGAAAAGAAAGCAGCTGAAGCGAAAGGCGGACTAATAGGATCTGTACTCGTTTCCGACGGCTTCTTCCCCTTCCGCGACGGTGTGGACCTCTGCATGGCACAGGGCATAACCGCAATAGCTCAGCCAGGCGGTTCCATTAGAGACCATGAAGTGATTCAGGCTGTTAACGAATCCACCCCTCAGGTTGCAATGGTATTTACCGGACAACGCTCCTTCAAACACTAA